In Leptolyngbya sp. SIO1E4, one DNA window encodes the following:
- a CDS encoding VOC family protein: MKPKRLGHVAICVQDIAKAVEFYKNLGMEVAWQDADWAYLKAGDDGLALLSPSYEQAGPHFGFIFHDRAEVDAAYERLKAEGIHVTPIHEHRDSTASFYGRDPDGNWFEYLYEPAPVPVAPAVV, from the coding sequence ATGAAACCTAAGCGCCTCGGACACGTTGCTATCTGCGTCCAAGACATTGCCAAGGCTGTGGAATTCTACAAAAACCTAGGCATGGAAGTTGCCTGGCAAGATGCTGACTGGGCCTACCTCAAAGCCGGTGACGATGGGCTGGCGCTGTTGAGTCCTAGCTATGAGCAGGCAGGCCCCCATTTTGGGTTTATCTTCCACGATCGCGCCGAAGTAGACGCTGCCTATGAGCGCCTTAAAGCTGAAGGTATTCACGTCACGCCCATTCATGAGCATCGAGACAGCACCGCATCTTTTTACGGTCGAGACCCGGATGGCAACTGGTTTGAATATCTCTATGAGCCAGCCCCTGTGCCCGTAGCGCCCGCTGTCGTTTGA
- a CDS encoding DUF1449 family protein: MVFSLINLPYWILLGAGIILFLFVIVSGGGDDDMDVDTDIDADIDADIDVDMDAEVEISGDVNIDADVDLDSDGDTLGPMQMLAWFGVGRTPLLLLLAMDLTLWGFVGWVLNVAIGEALTRPPLGWISVGIFLGSLAFALSVGSLLSRPIGKVFAAFGEDASSDRLIGCLGTVTSAFIPFEQSGKIGQVDVKDAAANLVTISAKLPDWATITLRRGAKVLVIERTGGYYLVIAQESPDQDRWLSSGKST; encoded by the coding sequence ATGGTCTTTAGCCTGATAAATCTGCCGTACTGGATTCTCCTAGGTGCAGGAATTATCTTGTTTCTGTTCGTCATCGTATCTGGCGGCGGCGATGACGACATGGATGTTGACACCGATATTGACGCCGATATCGATGCTGATATTGATGTCGACATGGATGCTGAGGTAGAGATAAGTGGAGACGTCAACATTGATGCCGACGTTGACTTAGACAGCGATGGAGACACCTTGGGGCCGATGCAGATGTTGGCCTGGTTTGGCGTCGGGCGCACGCCGCTGCTTCTGTTGTTGGCCATGGATTTAACCCTCTGGGGATTTGTGGGCTGGGTACTGAATGTCGCCATCGGGGAAGCCTTAACACGTCCCCCCTTAGGGTGGATATCCGTCGGCATTTTTCTAGGATCCCTGGCCTTTGCCCTATCTGTAGGAAGTCTGCTGTCACGGCCCATTGGCAAAGTGTTTGCCGCCTTTGGCGAAGATGCTAGCAGCGATCGCCTGATTGGCTGCCTCGGCACAGTGACCTCAGCCTTTATCCCTTTTGAGCAGTCCGGCAAAATCGGCCAGGTCGATGTGAAAGATGCCGCCGCCAACCTGGTGACCATCAGTGCCAAACTCCCGGATTGGGCCACCATCACCCTCCGACGAGGCGCCAAGGTTCTGGTGATTGAGCGCACAGGCGGCTACTACCTTGTGATTGCCCAGGAGAGTCCTGACCAAGATCGTTGGTTGAGCAGCGGCAAATCCACTTGA
- a CDS encoding amino acid permease encodes MTLTLSSQLRLPRSLSSLETWGFGLTGLLLWLGVAPAMQLELGWQALWVWLPGAVIGILINLQVQRLGEVWTDLSGGTPSYLGRLLPESPWMATYGALGYYLSWVAVLPVNAIVLTELVQANLEPFGIPCPTLTLQIGFTAIAFVVAFSGTRALGVLHLFFVVPAVSLLLLFFLQGIGWLAIMGDTVPPVVWGDFHLGSWAKWYVIASYAVYACESGAAFVADSRYPRHTLKILPIAAGLIPLVYIAGSWSLLHLGIPLAGINTPYKQLLAASPFWGQSAPFMVTFLLASGSLLSCATAVANTPRMLYQLALDERLPPAFAQRSRQGILGVGLLLTLILSLAFLLWGDIAHIIFVTGLGWLSSFAIFHWGLWQQRHQPYVRWPWGSLGFALIEALIIVIGGWAWNWQDLVLGLLLPLAVWALFQGIGRLPWPQPAAALQPHPIIGLSPMSYDWVIVQIAGLIGLLSGAIAVSWLIHSWVATLPPTHQANLLVVVLLIGAAVGVAIAGWTTLPQITALGDAREQAEQFFNLAADGILVLNAAGRIQQANQASQTLFSTPHQGLIGQSLYELLPDLPRPEAEASNAADPIPLKATLATKALEVRLSTRPHSGNLADPADQYVAIVRDITQQQAAENALRQKATELQQLLTELTQTQSQLIQAEKMSSLGQLMAGVAHEINNPLAFIAGNVNFAQNYAFDLLTLIDAYQAAYPHPTATLVNKLEAIELDFLKADFPKLLSSMQDGANRILSIVQSLKRFSRHDESPTKAVNLHDGIESTLLILQNRLKAQGQHLEIQVQRCFSTLPPVECYPSALNQVFMNLLVNAVDALETLDHGRSQVQPTITITTCAQNRGDRPGVAITITDNGPGIPAHNLDRLCDPFFTTKPIGKGTGLGLSISYQVIVERHGGAFSIESTPGTGAQFNLWLPLTLTHDQPFDESALTLPQTTAGATGTGAGS; translated from the coding sequence ATGACGCTGACCTTGTCTTCTCAACTACGATTACCCCGTAGCCTCAGTTCTTTAGAAACTTGGGGATTTGGCTTGACGGGCTTACTCCTTTGGTTAGGGGTAGCCCCAGCCATGCAGTTAGAACTCGGTTGGCAAGCGCTTTGGGTCTGGCTTCCAGGCGCTGTCATTGGCATTCTGATTAATTTGCAAGTGCAGCGGTTGGGAGAGGTATGGACAGACCTCTCAGGGGGCACGCCTAGCTATCTTGGTCGCCTGCTGCCAGAGTCGCCATGGATGGCAACCTATGGGGCTTTGGGCTACTACCTAAGCTGGGTCGCTGTACTGCCTGTGAATGCCATCGTGCTAACGGAGCTTGTGCAGGCCAATTTAGAACCGTTCGGTATTCCGTGTCCGACCCTGACCCTACAGATCGGATTTACCGCGATCGCGTTTGTAGTCGCCTTCAGCGGTACCCGCGCCTTGGGGGTGCTACATCTATTTTTTGTGGTGCCTGCAGTCTCTTTGCTGCTGCTGTTTTTTCTGCAAGGGATTGGCTGGCTAGCCATCATGGGCGACACCGTGCCCCCTGTTGTCTGGGGCGACTTTCACCTAGGCAGCTGGGCCAAGTGGTATGTCATCGCCAGCTATGCCGTCTATGCCTGTGAAAGCGGGGCTGCCTTCGTTGCCGACAGTCGCTACCCTCGGCATACGCTCAAAATTCTGCCGATTGCAGCTGGCCTCATTCCCCTCGTGTATATCGCAGGCAGTTGGAGTCTGTTGCATCTGGGCATCCCCTTGGCAGGCATCAACACCCCCTACAAGCAACTGCTGGCTGCCAGCCCCTTTTGGGGGCAGAGCGCCCCCTTCATGGTGACCTTTTTACTGGCCTCCGGGAGTCTCTTAAGCTGTGCCACCGCCGTGGCAAACACGCCTCGCATGCTTTACCAATTAGCGCTGGATGAACGGTTACCGCCAGCCTTTGCCCAAAGGTCACGGCAAGGAATTTTAGGGGTGGGTTTACTCCTGACACTCATTCTGAGTTTGGCGTTTCTGCTGTGGGGCGATATTGCTCACATCATTTTTGTCACGGGCTTAGGCTGGCTCAGCTCGTTTGCTATCTTCCATTGGGGCCTCTGGCAGCAGCGACATCAACCCTATGTACGATGGCCATGGGGGTCTTTGGGGTTTGCCCTCATAGAAGCTTTGATCATCGTAATCGGGGGGTGGGCCTGGAACTGGCAAGATCTCGTCCTGGGGCTTCTGCTGCCGCTGGCTGTTTGGGCCTTATTTCAGGGGATAGGGCGCTTGCCTTGGCCACAACCAGCCGCAGCGTTACAGCCGCACCCTATCATCGGTTTATCCCCAATGTCCTATGACTGGGTGATTGTGCAGATCGCCGGATTAATTGGGCTGTTAAGTGGAGCCATCGCCGTGAGTTGGCTGATCCACAGTTGGGTAGCCACGCTGCCACCGACCCATCAGGCAAACCTGTTGGTCGTGGTGCTCTTGATTGGCGCCGCCGTGGGGGTTGCGATCGCAGGCTGGACCACGCTGCCACAGATCACAGCCTTGGGGGACGCCCGTGAACAAGCTGAGCAGTTTTTTAATTTGGCCGCTGATGGCATTCTGGTGTTGAATGCTGCAGGGCGTATTCAACAGGCCAACCAGGCCAGCCAAACCTTGTTTAGCACACCCCATCAGGGGCTGATCGGTCAGTCTTTATATGAGCTGCTGCCAGACTTACCTCGTCCTGAGGCTGAGGCCTCAAACGCAGCTGACCCTATTCCGTTGAAAGCTACGTTGGCCACTAAAGCCCTAGAAGTTCGCCTTTCGACCCGCCCCCACTCAGGCAATTTGGCAGACCCAGCCGATCAATATGTTGCCATTGTGCGAGACATTACTCAGCAGCAGGCGGCAGAGAATGCTCTCCGTCAAAAAGCTACGGAGTTACAACAGCTGCTGACTGAACTCACCCAAACCCAGAGCCAACTCATTCAAGCGGAAAAAATGTCGAGCCTGGGGCAATTGATGGCAGGGGTCGCCCACGAAATCAACAACCCTCTGGCTTTTATTGCAGGCAATGTGAACTTTGCTCAAAACTATGCCTTCGACTTGCTCACCCTGATTGATGCTTACCAGGCAGCCTATCCTCATCCCACCGCAACCCTGGTCAACAAACTTGAGGCCATTGAACTAGATTTCCTGAAAGCAGACTTCCCCAAACTGTTGTCCTCCATGCAGGACGGGGCCAATCGCATCCTCAGTATCGTCCAGAGTCTAAAGCGGTTCTCTCGCCATGATGAATCTCCCACCAAGGCGGTGAATCTCCACGACGGCATTGAAAGCACGCTTCTAATTCTCCAAAATCGCCTCAAGGCCCAGGGACAACATCTAGAGATTCAGGTTCAGCGCTGCTTTTCAACTCTGCCGCCGGTAGAGTGCTACCCCTCAGCCCTCAACCAAGTCTTCATGAACCTCCTGGTGAATGCGGTGGATGCGCTCGAAACCCTGGATCATGGGCGGTCTCAGGTGCAGCCTACGATCACGATTACAACTTGTGCTCAAAACCGAGGCGATCGCCCTGGCGTTGCCATCACCATTACAGACAATGGCCCTGGCATCCCAGCCCATAATCTAGACCGGCTGTGCGATCCCTTCTTTACCACGAAGCCCATTGGCAAAGGTACCGGTCTCGGACTCTCCATCAGCTATCAGGTGATCGTTGAGAGACATGGAGGCGCATTCTCCATTGAAAGTACGCCCGGAACGGGAGCCCAGTTCAACCTTTGGCTGCCGTTAACCCTCACCCATGACCAGCCCTTCGATGAATCAGCACTCACCCTTCCTCAAACGACAGCGGGCGCTACGGGCACAGGGGCTGGCTCATAG
- the murG gene encoding undecaprenyldiphospho-muramoylpentapeptide beta-N-acetylglucosaminyltransferase, whose product MAETPVKLLIAASGTGGHLFPAIATADHLPDYTIEWLGVPDRLETELVPQQYPLHTVKLGGFQGRLGLGYVRLLMQVAKATLEVRRLLRQGQFQAVFTTGGYIAAPAILAARSLGLPTVLHESNALPGKVTRWLSPWCSLVALGFEAATTHLPKAKSVVVGTPVRSQFLTTDTSNPLELPDDVPLIVVVGGSQGAVAVNQLVRAAAPAWFRQGAWVVHQTGTHDPEADTLEHPHYIHRPFFDGMATLFRRADLVISRAGAGTLTELAFTHTPSLLIPYPFAAEDHQSYNAAAFAAANAALVCHQGDLTIDSLRERVLKLINDPNRLQDMSKAAAGLAIPDSAEQLAGLVQQVLTAHDKVPS is encoded by the coding sequence TTGGCAGAGACTCCAGTGAAACTCCTCATTGCCGCGAGTGGTACCGGGGGGCATCTCTTCCCCGCGATCGCCACCGCTGATCATCTGCCTGACTACACCATTGAGTGGCTAGGGGTGCCCGATCGGCTCGAAACAGAGTTAGTGCCCCAGCAGTATCCTTTGCACACCGTGAAGTTGGGCGGTTTTCAAGGGCGCTTGGGGCTAGGCTATGTGCGGCTGCTCATGCAGGTGGCTAAGGCCACCCTAGAGGTACGGCGACTTCTGCGACAAGGCCAGTTTCAGGCCGTGTTCACCACTGGTGGCTATATTGCCGCGCCAGCAATTTTAGCAGCGCGTTCTTTAGGGTTACCGACCGTATTGCATGAGTCTAACGCTCTGCCCGGTAAGGTGACGCGCTGGCTGAGTCCATGGTGTTCGCTCGTTGCCCTGGGGTTTGAAGCCGCAACCACCCATCTGCCCAAAGCCAAAAGCGTGGTCGTGGGCACGCCAGTGCGATCGCAGTTCCTCACGACGGATACTTCAAACCCGCTGGAGCTGCCTGATGATGTTCCGCTCATTGTGGTGGTGGGGGGCAGCCAAGGAGCCGTGGCGGTCAATCAACTGGTGAGAGCCGCTGCCCCTGCTTGGTTTCGGCAAGGTGCTTGGGTAGTGCATCAAACGGGAACCCATGACCCTGAGGCAGACACCCTCGAGCATCCTCACTATATTCATCGCCCGTTTTTTGACGGAATGGCCACCCTGTTTCGGCGAGCTGATTTGGTGATTAGCCGTGCGGGAGCGGGAACTTTGACAGAATTAGCCTTTACCCATACCCCCTCCCTGCTGATTCCCTATCCCTTCGCGGCTGAAGATCACCAGTCATATAATGCTGCTGCATTTGCAGCGGCCAATGCTGCCCTGGTTTGCCACCAAGGAGATCTCACCATCGATAGCCTACGAGAGCGGGTTTTAAAGCTGATTAACGATCCTAACCGCCTGCAGGATATGTCGAAAGCTGCTGCGGGCTTAGCAATTCCCGATAGTGCAGAGCAGCTAGCGGGGTTAGTGCAACAGGTGTTAACAGCCCATGACAAAGTGCCTTCCTGA
- a CDS encoding polyribonucleotide nucleotidyltransferase, with product MQEIDKSISFDGRDIRLKVGLLAPQAGGALLIESGETSVLVTATRSSAREGIDFLPLLVDYEERLYAAGRIPGGFLRREGRPPERATLVSRLIDRPMRPLFPSWMRDDIQIVATTLAMDEQVPPDVLAATGASVATLLAKIPFNGPMATVRVGLLGDDFIINPTYNEIDKGDLDLVVAGSPDGVIMVEAGANQLPEQDVIEAIDFGYEVVQDLIKAQNDLLAELGIERAVVPTPEADATFQQYLEEQASKPVKEILTQFQLPKPERDEKLDAIKAEIADAIAAKPEDDPIRKAVEEDAKALGNTYKALTKKLMRKQILEEGVRIDGRKLDEVRPLSCRVGLLPARVHGSGVFQRGLTQVMSVVTLGTGGDAQLMDDLHPEEEKRYLHHYNFPPYSVGETRPMRSPGRREIGHGALAERALVPVLPTKESFPYVIRVVSEILSSDGSTSMGSVCGSTLSLMDAGVPIMKPVSGAAMGLIKEGDEVRILTDIQGIEDFLGDMDFKVAGTDTGITALQMDMKITGLPVDVIAKAVHQARGARLHILEAMLKAINQPRSTLSPYAPRLLTFKIDPEMIGMVIGPGGKKIKSITEQTGAKVDISDDGTITVASLDGKKGEQAKAMIEAIVHRPSAGDVYYGKVKRVIPIGAFVEFMPGQEGMIHISQLADYRVNKVEDELSVGDDVVVKVREIDNRGRINLTRLNIHPDEAEAARKKAMPVE from the coding sequence ATGCAGGAAATTGACAAGTCAATATCCTTCGATGGACGGGATATTCGACTTAAAGTGGGTTTACTCGCGCCACAGGCAGGTGGGGCCCTGTTAATTGAGTCAGGGGAAACCTCTGTCTTAGTGACCGCAACACGTTCTTCTGCGCGAGAAGGGATCGATTTTTTACCTTTGCTGGTTGACTACGAAGAGCGTCTTTACGCTGCAGGCAGAATCCCAGGAGGGTTTCTCCGTCGAGAAGGACGCCCACCTGAGCGCGCGACCCTTGTTAGCCGTCTAATTGATCGCCCCATGCGTCCCCTGTTTCCATCCTGGATGCGAGACGATATTCAAATTGTGGCAACAACTCTGGCGATGGATGAGCAGGTGCCGCCGGATGTGTTAGCAGCAACGGGAGCCTCCGTAGCCACGCTGCTCGCAAAAATTCCCTTTAACGGCCCGATGGCGACCGTACGGGTCGGCTTGTTAGGAGATGATTTTATCATCAACCCTACCTATAACGAGATCGACAAAGGAGATCTTGATCTCGTGGTGGCGGGTTCTCCTGATGGTGTCATCATGGTTGAGGCCGGTGCGAATCAGTTGCCAGAGCAAGATGTGATTGAAGCGATCGATTTTGGCTACGAGGTTGTCCAGGATCTGATTAAAGCTCAAAACGATTTGCTGGCTGAGTTAGGCATTGAGCGAGCCGTTGTGCCTACCCCTGAGGCCGATGCCACATTCCAGCAATACCTTGAAGAGCAGGCATCTAAACCGGTTAAGGAGATCTTGACCCAGTTCCAGCTGCCTAAACCTGAGCGTGATGAAAAGCTGGATGCAATCAAGGCTGAAATTGCCGATGCGATCGCAGCTAAGCCTGAAGATGACCCCATTCGCAAAGCGGTTGAGGAAGACGCTAAAGCGCTGGGCAATACCTACAAAGCGCTCACGAAAAAGCTCATGCGGAAGCAGATCCTGGAAGAAGGGGTGCGTATCGATGGGCGCAAACTTGATGAAGTCCGTCCTTTGAGCTGTCGCGTGGGTCTTCTGCCTGCGCGGGTGCATGGGAGTGGGGTGTTTCAACGGGGCCTGACCCAGGTAATGTCTGTGGTGACGTTGGGCACCGGGGGCGATGCTCAGCTCATGGATGACCTACATCCTGAAGAGGAAAAGCGGTATCTACATCATTACAATTTCCCTCCTTATTCTGTGGGCGAAACTCGTCCGATGCGATCGCCCGGGCGTCGTGAGATTGGACATGGGGCATTGGCAGAACGCGCGCTAGTGCCAGTGCTGCCGACCAAGGAAAGTTTCCCCTATGTGATTCGAGTGGTCTCTGAGATTCTCTCTTCAGATGGGTCAACTTCTATGGGATCGGTCTGTGGGTCAACCCTAAGCCTGATGGATGCCGGGGTTCCCATTATGAAGCCTGTCAGTGGGGCGGCTATGGGCCTGATTAAAGAAGGCGATGAGGTGCGTATCCTGACTGATATTCAGGGCATTGAAGACTTCCTGGGTGACATGGACTTCAAAGTGGCGGGTACGGATACTGGTATTACCGCCTTACAGATGGACATGAAAATCACTGGCCTCCCCGTCGATGTGATTGCCAAAGCGGTTCATCAGGCGCGCGGGGCTCGTCTCCATATTTTAGAGGCGATGCTGAAGGCTATTAATCAGCCTCGGAGTACTCTGTCGCCCTATGCACCGCGCCTGCTGACCTTTAAAATCGATCCAGAAATGATCGGCATGGTGATTGGTCCTGGTGGTAAGAAAATCAAGTCTATTACCGAACAAACCGGGGCAAAGGTCGATATTTCTGATGATGGCACCATCACCGTGGCTTCCTTAGATGGTAAGAAGGGAGAGCAAGCGAAAGCCATGATTGAGGCGATCGTTCACCGGCCTTCTGCGGGCGATGTTTACTATGGCAAGGTCAAGCGGGTGATTCCCATTGGGGCATTCGTTGAGTTTATGCCGGGTCAAGAAGGCATGATTCACATTTCCCAACTGGCAGACTATCGAGTCAACAAGGTGGAAGATGAATTATCCGTGGGCGATGATGTGGTTGTGAAGGTTCGAGAAATCGACAATCGCGGTCGCATTAATCTGACGCGTTTAAATATTCACCCTGATGAAGCAGAAGCGGCTCGCAAAAAGGCAATGCCAGTTGAGTAA
- a CDS encoding helix-turn-helix transcriptional regulator: protein MTHSQILQIGGASLETHIGSVLILTDDDKVLYATESLQSRLKELTEPGEDVSLVTHEISFIGQVLKQCRDRFPSQNWAIEFDIFTKDAIALRIRSRWLKLEGIERPCMLLIVEDRQQFIQDMVLDEAEDWGLTAREQEVWLLHRDGHTYRQIAEKLYITINTVKKHMRSIHAKRKVQT, encoded by the coding sequence TTGACACACTCACAAATCTTGCAGATCGGGGGTGCATCTCTTGAAACTCATATTGGAAGCGTCCTGATTTTAACGGATGATGATAAGGTTCTCTATGCTACGGAAAGCCTGCAAAGCAGGCTAAAAGAACTCACTGAACCTGGAGAAGATGTCTCTTTAGTCACCCATGAAATTAGTTTTATTGGCCAAGTTCTCAAGCAGTGTCGCGATCGCTTTCCGAGTCAAAATTGGGCAATTGAATTCGATATCTTTACCAAGGATGCGATCGCACTACGGATTCGCAGCCGCTGGCTCAAGCTAGAAGGCATCGAAAGGCCCTGTATGCTGCTCATCGTGGAAGATCGCCAGCAGTTTATTCAAGACATGGTGCTAGATGAGGCCGAAGATTGGGGTCTCACGGCTCGGGAGCAAGAGGTTTGGCTATTGCATCGTGATGGCCATACCTATAGACAGATTGCTGAAAAGCTATACATCACCATCAACACGGTGAAAAAACATATGCGTAGCATCCATGCCAAACGTAAGGTTCAAACCTAA
- a CDS encoding thylakoid membrane photosystem I accumulation factor, whose product MKHRQLSGWQRWLFLGLIVLFSCLSLPQVAWAGLTDDHYDGNIFALYAGNGSIVPPRVTLAQSLRQEKPALLVFYVDDSSDCKQFSSVISQLQAPYGRAANFIPIMADSIPVKGRYEPTEPGYYFTGSVPQTLVLDQSGTVRLDEAGAVSYEAIDDVMREVFDLLPRSESAELRRRPVNEVNSELVRDE is encoded by the coding sequence ATGAAGCATCGGCAACTTTCGGGCTGGCAACGGTGGCTGTTTTTAGGACTCATCGTGCTCTTCAGCTGTTTGAGCCTCCCACAGGTCGCCTGGGCTGGCCTAACGGACGATCACTACGACGGCAATATTTTTGCGCTCTATGCAGGGAATGGCTCTATCGTGCCGCCTCGGGTCACCTTAGCGCAGTCTCTCCGCCAAGAAAAGCCTGCGCTGCTGGTGTTTTATGTGGACGACAGTTCTGACTGTAAGCAGTTTTCGTCGGTGATCTCACAGCTGCAGGCACCCTACGGACGAGCGGCCAATTTTATCCCGATCATGGCGGATTCCATTCCGGTTAAGGGCCGCTATGAGCCGACAGAACCCGGCTACTACTTTACGGGGTCTGTGCCGCAAACGTTAGTGTTAGACCAATCGGGTACGGTGCGTCTAGATGAGGCGGGGGCTGTTAGCTACGAGGCGATCGATGACGTCATGCGCGAGGTTTTTGACTTGTTACCCCGTAGCGAATCTGCTGAACTGCGTCGCCGTCCAGTCAACGAAGTCAATAGTGAGTTAGTCAGGGATGAGTAG
- a CDS encoding flotillin family protein produces MLYWLTLIQSLPTLPSTPPWQRQDSFEITAAIEEIPISARPTVGQLGGLEGLGGAVVLASSGFVITFIVLVLLAVWAYTRVYVITPTNEAFVKTGGVIRKRKKVILNGGCVVLPGFHELTRVPLRELSIDVERTGKLAVRTQDYLRADMRVTFYVCINASEEDVLTSAARLSRDGKITPEDIKNALEKRADDGIRAAAKTKNLAEIDSDKLGFAQEVLNLIEPDLKKVGLTLNNIAISEIEESDTYDTNNFFDAQGVRLRTETIQRSIQQKREVELATRVAIEQKELDAEKRSLQIAKDQEDAKLTQTLEIESLKAEREREMQEKRDRETATAQRTKILQEKSVEEEEIQRKLSVQQKQIDADIELEERQKALKVTQARQREEADVAEVTRQKAVDSAQYLAMVEIAEAEKESKVAQEDAAIAIAERERNRFQAEAERAQAEAGVQTATAVEQAERQQRLSIIAAEREAQERRIADQNVVEIDVFRKRRQAEIARQTAELEAEAIRTLAQAQLNKALAEAQGTQANIQARNAISNANLTADVIAQIWPQLADRLPEVLRALAPQPGVIGDARIYAFPGANGTGESNGTGDINKLLLSTSGLALINSLLEDGKLGTVLGQVKELIQGESAPSSTASEAPAEPASLPTPEEESAS; encoded by the coding sequence ATGTTGTACTGGCTCACCCTGATCCAATCTTTACCCACCCTACCCAGCACGCCTCCCTGGCAGCGTCAAGACTCCTTTGAAATCACAGCTGCCATCGAAGAAATTCCGATCAGCGCTAGACCGACCGTTGGGCAGCTCGGGGGCTTAGAAGGGCTGGGAGGCGCAGTCGTTTTGGCATCAAGTGGGTTCGTAATAACCTTCATTGTGCTGGTGCTGCTGGCAGTGTGGGCCTACACACGGGTTTATGTCATCACTCCCACTAACGAAGCTTTTGTGAAAACCGGGGGCGTTATCCGCAAGCGTAAGAAGGTCATCCTCAATGGCGGCTGTGTGGTGTTACCCGGTTTCCATGAACTCACACGCGTACCCCTGCGGGAGCTTTCTATCGACGTCGAGCGCACCGGTAAGCTAGCCGTGCGCACCCAAGACTATCTGCGGGCAGACATGCGGGTGACGTTTTACGTCTGCATCAACGCATCAGAAGAAGACGTGCTGACCTCTGCAGCACGGCTCTCCCGCGATGGCAAAATTACCCCAGAAGATATTAAAAACGCCCTAGAAAAACGGGCAGATGACGGCATCCGAGCTGCCGCCAAGACCAAGAATCTGGCAGAAATTGACTCAGATAAACTGGGCTTTGCTCAAGAGGTGCTGAACCTGATTGAGCCAGATCTGAAAAAGGTGGGGCTGACCCTCAACAACATCGCTATTTCCGAAATCGAAGAAAGCGATACCTATGACACCAACAATTTCTTTGACGCCCAGGGGGTGCGGCTGCGCACAGAAACCATTCAGCGATCCATCCAACAAAAGCGAGAGGTAGAGCTGGCCACTCGGGTAGCTATTGAGCAAAAAGAACTAGATGCAGAGAAGCGATCGCTACAAATCGCCAAAGACCAAGAAGACGCCAAGCTCACCCAAACCCTAGAAATCGAGTCTCTCAAAGCAGAGCGGGAACGGGAGATGCAAGAAAAGCGCGATCGCGAAACCGCCACCGCCCAACGCACCAAAATTCTGCAAGAGAAGTCGGTCGAAGAAGAGGAAATTCAGCGCAAACTCAGCGTCCAGCAAAAACAAATTGACGCAGATATTGAACTCGAAGAACGACAAAAGGCCCTCAAGGTGACCCAAGCCCGTCAGCGTGAAGAAGCAGATGTGGCAGAAGTGACTCGCCAGAAAGCCGTAGATTCGGCTCAGTATCTGGCCATGGTAGAGATCGCAGAAGCCGAAAAGGAATCGAAAGTCGCACAGGAAGACGCCGCAATTGCAATCGCCGAACGAGAACGCAACCGTTTCCAAGCGGAGGCAGAACGCGCCCAGGCAGAGGCAGGCGTACAAACCGCAACGGCAGTAGAGCAGGCGGAACGTCAACAGCGTCTATCGATCATCGCTGCCGAGCGAGAAGCCCAGGAGCGCCGCATTGCGGACCAAAACGTTGTGGAAATCGATGTGTTCCGTAAGCGGCGGCAGGCCGAAATCGCCCGCCAAACTGCTGAACTTGAGGCAGAGGCCATCCGGACCCTGGCTCAAGCACAACTCAACAAGGCCCTCGCTGAAGCCCAAGGCACCCAGGCAAACATCCAAGCTCGTAATGCCATCAGCAACGCTAACCTCACCGCCGATGTGATCGCTCAAATCTGGCCCCAGCTAGCCGATCGCCTCCCCGAAGTGCTGCGTGCCCTGGCCCCTCAACCCGGCGTGATCGGCGACGCCCGCATCTATGCCTTCCCGGGGGCCAACGGCACTGGGGAAAGCAACGGGACGGGGGACATCAACAAACTGCTGCTATCCACCAGCGGTCTGGCTCTGATCAACAGCCTGCTAGAGGATGGCAAGCTTGGGACTGTGTTAGGCCAGGTCAAAGAACTGATTCAAGGCGAGTCTGCGCCATCATCGACAGCATCAGAGGCTCCAGCAGAGCCCGCTTCTCTACCGACCCCAGAGGAAGAGTCAGCGAGTTAG